One segment of Verrucomicrobiia bacterium DNA contains the following:
- a CDS encoding ABC transporter permease, whose translation MNRILAMIERDLRRFRRSPTLILVSMIMPLAQLIVLGYAFGGKVKQLKVGVVDEDHGVPALQLKEMFQAVAANARTFDTIPYSDRAKALQDLRQGRINGVLEIPPHFSRKVLAGANPRIALAEDNTDQFAASALEGTLNQLFGAYNQKGPAPKMTAAATLSVVEIYPYVPYIQYLLPGTTVLAIFVSAMIGGGIIYIDDKARGLHEGYLVTPIRKYELILGFNLSGAIKAILAGLVLITCGSLIAGIPEPFNLMRLARMLLLVIATALALISMMFLLMVRVSDPLVPRAIFGVLNTVLFFPSGAVYPIQAFPSWMKAIAVVDPFTYAVHGFKELVLKNTGLIPVLPDLAFLAGFTVLAMGAATALFRRTL comes from the coding sequence ATGAACCGCATCCTGGCCATGATCGAACGCGACCTGCGCCGCTTCCGACGCAGCCCCACCCTCATCCTGGTCTCGATGATTATGCCCCTGGCCCAATTGATTGTGCTGGGCTATGCCTTTGGCGGCAAGGTCAAGCAGCTCAAGGTCGGGGTTGTGGATGAAGACCATGGCGTCCCTGCCCTTCAACTCAAGGAGATGTTCCAGGCCGTTGCCGCCAATGCGCGCACGTTCGATACCATACCTTACTCGGACCGCGCCAAGGCCCTCCAAGACCTTCGCCAAGGGCGCATTAACGGCGTGCTCGAAATTCCACCTCATTTCTCGCGCAAGGTCCTGGCTGGGGCCAATCCCCGTATCGCTCTGGCGGAGGATAATACCGACCAATTCGCCGCCTCGGCCCTCGAAGGGACTCTCAACCAGCTTTTCGGCGCCTATAACCAAAAGGGGCCGGCGCCCAAAATGACGGCGGCTGCTACCCTCTCGGTGGTTGAGATTTATCCCTATGTTCCCTACATCCAGTACTTATTGCCGGGCACGACAGTGCTGGCGATCTTTGTCTCAGCCATGATCGGGGGCGGCATCATTTACATTGATGACAAAGCCCGGGGCCTGCACGAAGGCTACCTTGTGACCCCAATCCGCAAATACGAACTCATCCTGGGCTTCAATCTTTCAGGGGCTATCAAAGCCATACTCGCCGGCCTGGTCCTCATCACCTGCGGCTCCTTAATCGCCGGCATCCCCGAGCCCTTCAATCTTATGCGCCTGGCGCGGATGCTCCTGCTCGTTATCGCCACAGCTTTGGCGCTCATCAGCATGATGTTCCTCTTGATGGTCCGTGTGAGCGATCCCCTGGTCCCTCGCGCCATCTTCGGCGTTCTCAATACTGTCCTTTTCTTTCCAAGCGGCGCTGTCTATCCCATCCAGGCATTCCCGTCCTGGATGAAGGCCATCGCGGTGGTGGACCCCTTCACCTATGCCGTGCATGGCTTTAAGGAACTGGTGCTAAAAAACACCGGCCTGATTCCAGTTCTGCCGGACCTGGCTTTCCTGGCAGGGTTTACGGTCCTGGCGATGGGAGCCGCAACAGCGCTCTTCCGGCGCACCTTATAA